ACCAGATCGTAGAATTAACTCGCCGAATTCGCGCAAAAGCCTTGCAGGATACACTGGCATATACAATTCAACCCTCATCAGCGACGCAAATTGTTGTTAAATATTCAAATACTTGTTCGAGTACTACGAAAACAACTGATAATTCTCTGGGAATAAAGCTTATTAGCGGTACCTCGTTGGCGAGTACAACTTGGAGTGTGTGTTTTGATTCCAGAGGATTTTCAGATACAGCACTCAGTCTAAATGTAAATGACGTTTATGGAAGGTCAAAAACTGTCCAAATTGTGCTCGGCGGAGCCGCTAGAAAAGTATGAGAAATTCAAGCGGTTTTACATTGATTGAGACGATGATTGCATTATCGCTCTTCGGTTTTGTGATTGTTCCAATCATGCAGAGTGCGGTGCAGTATCTAAGATACAATACTGAAGCTGAATGGCGCACCGAGGCATTGCAAGTAGCTCAACGCAAACTTGAAGAATTACGTGAGGTTGATCCGACAACTTTGCCTTCTAGTGGAAGTCAAACGTCTTCAATGACTGCTGGGACACGATCGTATTCTGTTGTGACGGCGTATTGTAATAACTCCAGTTACTGCACCACCAACTCTAGACATATAAAAGTTACAGTTAGTTATAAAAGTAAGGCTAGAGCTAGTATGGAGACTGTTTATACAGCTTTGAAATGAGTTGCTTTAAAGGGATCGTATGAGGCGTGCAAGTTTTATCCAGCATGGTTTTACTGTTACCGAAT
The window above is part of the bacterium genome. Proteins encoded here:
- a CDS encoding type II secretion system protein — translated: MRNSSGFTLIETMIALSLFGFVIVPIMQSAVQYLRYNTEAEWRTEALQVAQRKLEELREVDPTTLPSSGSQTSSMTAGTRSYSVVTAYCNNSSYCTTNSRHIKVTVSYKSKARASMETVYTALK